The genomic window GGCTCGAGAAACAATGTGGCGAACGGAAAAGAGGAGCAGGGAAATGGCCAGCATTCCGTACACGCCGAAAAGAGCGGTGTGCGAATGAATCGGTGTGGTGTTGATTCCCTGTGCATAATACAGGACGATGGGCGGGTTGATCAAAAACCCGAACATGCCGGCTCCAACCAGATTCCAAAAGGCCACGGAAACAAAAAAGTAGATCGGCCACTTGTATGCATAGGCCTTCCCCCCGGATTTGATCACTCTCAGGTTGTGTGCCGCCTCAAAGCCCAGGAGCGTGAGGGGGACGACTTCCAGCGCGGAAAACACGGCACCCAGAGCGATGATCGATGTCGGCGATCCCGCCCAGTAGAGGTGATGGAAAGTGCCTATGACGCCGCTGCCAAGGTAAAGGAAAATAGTGAAATAAATGGCGGTCAGGGCGAATTTCCTGCTGACGGCTCCGATGTGGGAAAGCAGGAAAGCCATCACAACGGTGGCGAAGACCTCGAAAAATCCTTCGACCCACAGATGAACCACCCACCATCGCCAATACTCCGCGTCCGAGAGGTGGCTTCCCTTGCCGTAGAACAAACCGGCCATGTAAAAGAGCGGTATGCTGACGGTACTGTAGAGGAGCATGTGAGTCAGACCGTCATTGTCTTTTTCCTCGTGAAGCGCGGGCCGGATGGCTCTCAACACCAGCACCAGCCAGATCAGCATTCCGGCGATCAGCAACAGCTGCCACACCCGCCCCAGTTCGATATATTCATACCCTTGATGGCCAAGGTAAAAGCCCTGGTCTCCGAACACACCGGCAACGGATAACCAGGAGCCGCCCAGAGCACCGAGCACCACGACCACGACGGCGCCGAAAAGGACGGCCACCCAGGTCCCCTGATGCTTTGGTTCCTTGCCCACGAAAGGCCCGATGAAAAGACCCGCCGCCAGAAAGCAGGTCGCAATGAAAAAGACGGCCAGTTGGAGGTGCCATGTACGGACCGCGGCGTAAGGAAGAATCCCGGCAAGCGGAATGCCAAAAAAGTAAGTGCCCTCCACCGTATAATGGGCAGTCACGGCTCCCATGCCGATTTGGACAATGAGCAGTCCGATCGCCGTCAGAAAGTAGAGCAACGTCACTTTCTGGCTGGGGGTTGGATTTGGCTCCGGAAAATCGACAGCGGGATCGGTCTCGTATTCGTCCCGGCCAATATAGCGCTGGTAGGCGAACAGCGCCGCGGCGATTCCCAGGATGAGCAGAATGACGCTGACGATGGACCAGATCAGGAAATCCGGCAAGGGATGATTCCCAACCAGCGGATCGAACGGCCAATTGGCCGTGTAGGTATGCTCCGCGTCAAGCCGTTTTGTTCCGGCGGCCCAGGCCAACCAGGCAAAAAAAGCTGTGACGAGACGCCCTTCCTCAGCGGTCCGCACGATTCCGGGCTGCAGGCCCATGCCTTCATGGCCGTTCTGAAAAAGAACGGTATAATAATCGACCAGGGCTTTGAACGCTTCCATTTGATATTGCGTGAACTTCAGTACGCCGCTTGCAGGGTCGAACCGGTTCGTCTTTATTTCCTCCCGGACGATCACGCCCAGGCGGGCGCGTTCCTCGGGTTTCAACCCCTCGAAATCGGCCTGCGAAAAACGATGGGCTTCGGCGGTGGAGAGCCCGTGGTGGCGCGCTGCCAGGTACAGCCCCATCCGGTGCAGGAAATCAGCCGACCAGTCGGGAGCGAGGTATGAGCCGTG from Syntrophobacter fumaroxidans MPOB includes these protein-coding regions:
- a CDS encoding nitric-oxide reductase large subunit yields the protein MNAKLRSVFLFFLVLTFVVLIWGGYLINKSKPPIPDKITTIAGEVVFSGKDIVDGQNYYFSRGGQHIGTIWGHGSYLAPDWSADFLHRMGLYLAARHHGLSTAEAHRFSQADFEGLKPEERARLGVIVREEIKTNRFDPASGVLKFTQYQMEAFKALVDYYTVLFQNGHEGMGLQPGIVRTAEEGRLVTAFFAWLAWAAGTKRLDAEHTYTANWPFDPLVGNHPLPDFLIWSIVSVILLILGIAAALFAYQRYIGRDEYETDPAVDFPEPNPTPSQKVTLLYFLTAIGLLIVQIGMGAVTAHYTVEGTYFFGIPLAGILPYAAVRTWHLQLAVFFIATCFLAAGLFIGPFVGKEPKHQGTWVAVLFGAVVVVVLGALGGSWLSVAGVFGDQGFYLGHQGYEYIELGRVWQLLLIAGMLIWLVLVLRAIRPALHEEKDNDGLTHMLLYSTVSIPLFYMAGLFYGKGSHLSDAEYWRWWVVHLWVEGFFEVFATVVMAFLLSHIGAVSRKFALTAIYFTIFLYLGSGVIGTFHHLYWAGSPTSIIALGAVFSALEVVPLTLLGFEAAHNLRVIKSGGKAYAYKWPIYFFVSVAFWNLVGAGMFGFLINPPIVLYYAQGINTTPIHSHTALFGVYGMLAISLLLFSVRHIVSRASWSDRMLKWSFWGLNGGLASMAVFSLIPSGFYQLFFAVKHGLWYARSPEITSGPVIRALSWARLVPDVIFAGGAIVLFVFLLRAVWLSFLRKDETGSGGGRAVESNR